Within the Mastacembelus armatus chromosome 10, fMasArm1.2, whole genome shotgun sequence genome, the region TAAAATTGGCATAATTACAAGCCTGGGCCTTACTGCTCTGACATGTTTATTAAAGATCTGGAACTCTTCCTGCTCTCCAGCAGTTTGCTCCACTGATATAATTGCCAGAGTTTGACATGTCACAGCGTATGGTATTTTGTAAATAGCTGCACGTGCACAAGTGACAGATTATTTTAAACGTAAGTTTATAGGTGATAAAATCACATACAAACTCAGAATCACACAGGAGTGTTAACAAAAGCAGCTTCCTTTCTAATCTGTACAGATACAACTAAACCTCATTCACAACAAATACTCCAGTGCACCATGATCATCACATGTCACTTGAAAGTGTCTGATGTGGAAAAAAAGTTGCGAATAAAGTTGCAGAGCAAGTAACTACTTACTGAAATGAAGCTGAATTTCTCCTTAAATACAGCAACCAGTGGAGTGCAAGTgggtctgtatatgtgtgtgttgcagcagcTCAGAGGCTGGTGGGGGGTTAGTTTTAATTTCAAAGACCCTGCTTGTTCACCCATATTTCACACCATGGTGACATCTTAAAGCCTAGACAAGCCTGGTTGCTTCACCATCTCTTTCactttctgaggaaaaaaagggGAATTGGGATGTGAGGGAGGGGGTACTGAAATATATGCAAATGTCCCCCAGAGGGGATACGAATTTTATGGGTTTAGTTTAGTTCAGCCAACTTGAATAATCAAATgtgggaacaaaaaaaaaaaaaaagagccccACCACCACAACTCCATACCTCGAGCTTCAGCCCCCACCTCAGGCCTCATCTCTGTTCTCTCCTGCCAGGTCCACACATAAGAGGAGCTCAGTACGTCCAAACTCTTATTAGGATCTCCTTACGGGGCAGGCGAAGGGAAGAGAAatgaggggtgggggtgggggtttgAGGAAACATGAAGACGGGCTAGTGTACCTGATCAGGCAGAACTGCCGGCTCCTGATTACGACACCATTTTCTCAGCAGGCTTCCCAGCCTCATCCTGCTTCTGTGAATATGGAGCATAGGGCCAGCCAATCCCCACAGCGCTCCCTCTCATCTAATGGCAGAATTAAGACCGTTTAGAGTGATTTCCTCTGCCTTCATGGTCACACTCTGAAAGAGCTGAATCTTTTTCCCTTTGCGCCGATTTACAATGTGGGGGGTCTGGCATACAACGGGTGAGAGAAAAGTTCTACATGACTGAACATAACATTACAACAGGTGGGGAATTGAACAGAAACTCCACAGAACAAGGCTGAGAACAATTTTACTTCACCTATACATTCTCGTACCACTATTTTAGTTTGGTCGAACGTTTATAGCACACTTACCTTCATGTGGGTTTATGATTGTAAAACCAGCTTCACTGGAGAACCATAGTCAGAACTAGGGTCTGTATATATCCACGACAGTGTCTTAATTTCGGACatctaaataaaacatgcaaagtaATGTTACAGATGCCAGTGATATGGTACTATTACAGGTCATGGTTTAAGGGATAAGGCTAGTGttgatctgtttttgtttttttttttttaaattctatgaAAACACCAAACACCATCCACAGGTTAGTCATTGTGGCatttgttttggtcattttaaatacaaaacagaatatCACCACCATTTCTTAAATAATCaactatatgtatgtatgtatgtatatatatatatatatatatatatatatacatatatatatatacaaaaggCAATTAAAACctataaaaaaatcatattaaaaaacatgttcaagtttattattataactAGTTGTACTTTATAAAGACAGCTGTTCAATTTATATTTAGTTGGTTTGCAGTCACATTTTTCAGATAAACAGAAGGTGGTAGGTGATCCTCTATGGCTCAGAAATGATCTCTACTAATTAGACCTAATAGACCATTGGAATCTTTTGCCTTTTGGAGATACATATTGTTCAGAGATTTGTTAGCTTTATGTACATGACATGCTCAAGTGGAAGCAAAGCATGCCAAGAGTTGAAAGCTGATCATGTGTCACATCAAACTGATTCATGATGACACAAACCCAAACAGGGTGTAGATCTGGACACAAATCTGGTTAAACACACTCCTTCTCTGTCAAACTGCATTATATCAAGTTCATCACTGTGGAATATGGCATATCACCATATCAAGCAGCCACAGTTTGGACCTGTTGCTTTTGTATTTCCCGTGCTGTCTAATGATTTACCCACTTTTCCACCAACCTCCAGTAGATGAATCCTTCAGCTTTATTGCCCAGACTCAAGGGCTGCAGGTGCACAGgccacaaaagagaaagaagagggggAAGGAGGGGAGTTGAGGGGATGGAGGGGTGGAGGAGGGGATGGGAAAGAGAATGGTCAGTCGGGAGATAAGAGAGGAAGGAGCAGAGACCCCCTATCCTAGTTTAAGCTCTATAACCACCCATCCTACCCCTGAACTCTGTCTCTAGCCCAGTGCTGTCCCCACCCTGCAACACCTCTCTGTTTTGCTCTACTGCCTTGCCACATGGGAGAGGAGTGCAAACTGTGAGAGGTGCCGCCTGGTGCTACCAGGCCttcctgggtgtgtgtgtgtgtggcaggggACAGGGGGCAGGAATGGCAGAGTGGCCTTGTGGCGGAATTGGCCCCTTTCTTCTAAACAAGCAGAGGAGCAGTAATGACTATGGGCTACAGCTGTGCCTACTGAGGCTTGCCCTCCCTTGCCCTGCAGTGGCCCCAACCTCCTCTCACCATGTTGCCCTCTGCTACTGTTTGTGGAGTCTACAAATGCATTCACCTCCACTGAAATACAACTTGGCCTGTAGTTTTAAATTGTTAGTGATAGATGAGATGAAGACCATCTGAATATTTATAGTCGAACACCAAGACTTTGTACATTACTCCCTCTGAAAGTCTTATCCatataaaaaatgtcatttatttaccTCACTGAGATCAGACTCTCCTTGTACATACTGAAAGTAGCAATGTATCTGCATCTTTCTAGTTtgtcttaaaaataaaacaattataagtgaataattaattattaaatgtttttaatatctttttaatatatcattttctgtcagaaatCAGAAGCTCTACCTGAAATAAGttccattttgttttatatcGAGGAAATGTCATTTATGTGGTTTTGTTGTTGGGGATACGTGAATTGGTTATCTAAACAAAACTAGTTGTATGTGACAGTTTAGTATTTGaagattttatttccaaagCTTGAGGTAGACATATGCTTGCTACCTATAATTATGATTGTAGACTTTTCTTacatttcttgtttgtttatttatttatttatatatatatttatttagttcaTTTTATGTAAACTGCAGAATTTCAACTACTACATAACACAAGTCCACTGTATGTTTACTGGTTTCTAGGAACTTAACCGTATTGGTCGACTAATTGCCGTCTTTTCTACTTATGTCTTCTAACACTGTGAGGGTGTGTATTCTGtttgacaacacaaaaataGATTTCCTTCATTCATTTACTATTTGTCACTTCTATAATTACAGATCCATTGGGTGTCTCTTTGCATTTTTATCCCCTATTGTTAAATCCGTACCTTTTCGAACAGCAACACAAATTTCATTCGTTGTCTACTTATAAATAAATCACTTAGATTGAGTTGGAATAGTCGATATCAGCAGAAATGGGTTCAAATCCAGAATTATGATGATGTGGGGAAAAAGTGGGGTGGTGAAATAAAACCAGCATCATCATCAAATAGATGGAcgggtttgtttgtgttttaaatgagtCAGGTTAAAGGAAGGGAAGGCCTGAACAGGACACACAAGTGAGTCACAGATAAAGAGGATGGCAGCATAATGCCagtaaagaaacatttaaacatttaaggAAAACAGCAACTTGACGTGCCAGCTCCACATGTTTACCATGCCTCCAGATTCTACATGTAGACAAATAGCCATATAAGTTACACACAATGTGCTAGCACTTACACACTAACTTGTGCTGTCACACATATATGAACACACAATCCTGCCTATGTTACTGGAGCTGCTGAGCTGGGAACACACCCTGAGGGACAGGAATAACAGGCCACTCCAGAGGATGAGGACATCTGAGACACAGTGGCACCATACAAGCATGATGACTCTTTAACGTGTCCTTATCTGCATCCCTAATCCGCAGCTGCTTCACCATCAGCTACTGTTTACACCAACCACAAGTCAAgagtaaacacaaaaaatggACTTTCTTAATTTTGAACAACTAAGTCCACTAAGAAGCCATTGAAGAAGGCCTCTGGTGTGGAGGGAGCCTCATATTGAATAAGGATTGAAATTTACATGACAACTTaggaaaaatgcttttttattACTCATTCATCCCCTAAATCACTTGGCTCCCCCACTCCTTTCCTCTGCCTGAGCTATTAAATCACCATCTTGACCCTGCGACCTGGGGCCGCAACCATAAAGAGCCCCCTGTGGGTCAGAGGCCTGATTGTAACATTTGAATATGAAATGGACTTGGTTGGGACTGGAAACAGCCCCATGCACTGAGACACTGGCTGACCCCCAGGAGAGAGGCTTGCCTCAGCAGTCCTGGGCCTGGAAGCTCCCTCTTCTCTCAGCGAGGATTTACTTGGACttgagaaggagagaaagacagagagagagagagagagagagagagagagggagagagagagagagagagagacagggctGATGTCGGGGGTGGAGGGGTGGTGAAGTGGGGTATGGGTTCAGCgagagtgaaggagaggagaaagagagagggcagACATTTGAATAAGACAAGAAGCGATTGGTGTTTGCATGACAAAGGAGCCCGCCATCTCCCCTGATTGGTGTCACAGTGCAGCACTAAAGCCATGCAGGCCCCCCGGGGTGGGGTGATGTGAGGAGCGCAGGCATGTTTATGCATCCAAGGTGTGATATTAGGGAGGAATAGTGGGGGCCTGTCGTCAAGTTTCGGGTGAAGAAGTCTGTGCGCATATTCGTAAAAGAAGAACTTGCATTATTCCAACTATAGAGTTACAATTTTAAGTGAAACTCAAGTCAAAAATGTTGTAAGACCATGCTTGAATCTTAAGAAATTTACAGCCAGCTACAGATGGTTTACAAGAAGAAGCACGAACTAATAAATACAGTTCATTAGAATATAGATCGTGACAGCTTATTTTCTatcacttattattttaactcaTTATACATTGCACCAAAGTTATTGCTGAGATGTGGAAATATTGTGATTTGTTATATCTGGGCAACAACTGTGAGATTTCAGGAATCCAGACAGGTTGTAAACAAACCTAAATAACTGTAATAAATTGTCTAACAACTGCAGTAACTATGGTACATAAGGGTTGATTCAGGGATTCTGATGGATTTTTACAACAGGCAGTTTAGGTGATAATTTTCCATAAGTacctttgtatttgtgttttttccatgtTTCCTTGTCCTCCAATTTCACCAAATAACTTATAAAACAAATGGCCAAAACTATGAAATGAAGTTTGAAACAATAACATTATTCTTTAAATCTGTGTGAttttgataaaagaaaaaaaaaaaaaaaatcagctttgaTATTACAAAACCGGATTTATAGAAGGCATGTTTACCACATCATGAAGTATGCAGAACTGatctttgtttgtctttgtgttccACAGTTTCTCTCTGAAAATAAATACTGGTATGTCACCATGCTTGCTACCTATACTTGTGAATCATTCCAGGGGTGTGAAGTCCACACCCTCTGTGTCTCCAAAGCATATTGTCATCAGTTACTGCAGGCGGACCTCTGGCCATCTCCCTCCTGCACCCATAGCAAACACTCCATGTTTGATGCAAACTGACAGAGGATCATATGAGTAGGCAAATCCAGGAGCAACAAAGGGGATTTCACTGCTTATTAAATAcggacatttttttttccaatcccAATTATTAAACACCCCATGCGATTAAGTGTATGCATAAACATTGGCGCATTTTCTCCGAGATGTTGCAGATTGGCTGGGAATTGGTGCACTAGTGAGCAATGCAAACGTGTCTGACATGCAAGAAAAAGTATCCCAGGGGGTCAGAAAGAGGAGGGTTTAGGATGAAGTAGCATGAGTGAGAGTTACCGATGTCACATGCTCACATTCACTCATACACAGTGTACATagcatacacactcacacaaacacacactaacccCCTACAGTCCAAGTCTCCACAGGCTCATCTGGGCAGTGCTGCTGCCCCTCAGGGACACACCTCTAAGAGAGATGGTCTGACTAACTCTCCATGGCAACTAATCAATAAGTGACAGTCTGAGTCAGAACTAACCCAGAGCCGATCGTCCCACCTCCCCCCATGTTCCCAGCATTACACTACTATaaacccccccccaccccccacacacacacacagacagggataaagtaaaacacaaagtgCCTCCAGGAAACTAAATTGGTGCTCATACTTTGGGAACATTTGACaacattcagaaatgtttttttgtgcaaggagtgtgtgtatgtgtgtgtatgtttattattttgctcCTGACAATAGTAATATGATCAGAGGGCTTCTGATGGAGTAGTTACCACACCACCATTGTGTATCTGTCAATCTGTGTTCCCTCTTACTGTCCTCAACATACACTAATCAATATCTGCGCCCTACATGAGATGCATCATCTCCCGTTTGTCAACCCCTTAACTCCTAATCCCCCAACTCTGTATTGTCTTGTAGCAGTCCCATACTCACTTCACTGTCCCTAGGCATAACGTATACATCAGCCCATATGCACTTGGCCCCATTTTTTCTGGGTTTCCAAGACAGGTCAGAACTCTGGTTTGGCAATTTAAACCCAAAGCTACATGCTCCAGTGTTCATAGACAAAGTGATGTGTGCTGCAAAAAGCGACcatctgcacagacacactagAGAGTCTTGCTTTGTGTCCGAGCTACCCTTAATGCATATTGGAACCAGCCGTTTGTATGTAATTGCCCTTACAAGTTATTCAGGAACAAGCCTCCTAATCCAAGTGCATTCTTGGTCgtgtatgtgtggttttacACATCTTCCTTTAACCACAAATACAAGCAAAAACAGGTTCAAGTTAACCTCAGTAGCGGTTAGTTGAACAAAACGTCAAAGGATCTTTGTCGTAAAAATTTTCTAAACATACAAcccaggcagaaaaaaaacagaatcctCCCATTTCAGCTGTTCGtgtgatttgtatttgttttgtttgggatAAAAGAGGCGGTAATCCCGTCTCATATTTGACAAGtctcatattcacacacacctgctgggACAAAGTAAACACACCTTCAGAGTCAGACACCTTAATGGATGACCCTCACATTACAACCTAAATCAGGATAAACCCTAAAGCAGGCATGTTGACATGATATTAGTAAAGAGACATGCCCACTCCGGATATGACTGATGGAAAGTAGCCACATCACAGCTAACGCAGATATATAGTGTGTATAGTGCGTACATAGGTTAAAAATCACCATGGCCATGGTGAattccattttctcttctccCTAAATACAATTATTTGCAACAGACTGTTAATAGATtccctgaaattaaaaaaaaaaaaaagccttatgaactgaaattaaaaaaagcctTATGTTTTAGCTGTTCGATGCTCCAACACACAAGTAGCAGGGCTTTCTAACCTACTGATATCTCCTCTATCAGACTAAAGCCAAAGCCACTAATActagcagagaaaaacaatctcaaaaggtaaaaaacaattatttttatatctGAAAAGTAACTTGTATTTAACCTTTCCTATAGTAGCTCTGGAGCCCGAGTCTATCATGCCTTAATTCATACAAATTTACTTTCCACTGGCATAAAGAAAAGTTACTTGCTGCTGGGTGGATGTTGTTTTTTGAGTGGCGGCATGCTTGTCTTTGAAGCATTTCCCACTCAGCATTCCTTGTGGTTGTGTAAGGCATGGCAATATAACCACAGCTATCATTAATGATGCATTTGCATCACCAAACAAGTCTGTTGGTGCTCACCTACATTCACGTAAGGAGCTGAACTTTGGTGATGTACTTAAAAGAGGAGAGGTGTAAAAATGGTCAAATGTGATTTTCTAGTGTCTCTGGTGAGTGCTGTCAGTGAATGAGTGGCTGAGTGAATGGAGAGGAGATTGAGAGGACGGTGCAGTGGAGAGGGATGGCTCTCAGTGGGTCAGCCCAAAAGCCCTGACCCCAGGAGGATTTGATGCCATTTTCCCACGCAGGGAGTCGACCTGAGAGGAGCTCGTTAACAACATCTGCCCCAGTTCAGGGAGATTaacccccacccccaacccctacacctctacacacacacactgagccttGCTGTCAATCTCAGTATCTCACAAGAGTCCCTCTTGCTCTGGACAGGCCTGCCCAAGCTGGACGGGCTATGCTGGGCCCCTGCAGCCTCAGCTCTAAGAGCTTCCTATAGATCCAAGCCAAAGCAAATCAGTACAGTCTAGCACTGTCATAGGTGAAGTCCCTAAGCACACTCATCCATTCACAGCTAAGACCAAACTATGTTGTCTGCATGTCGTCTGATCAGTACACCAGAGGAGATTCCAGATTTTAGTTTGAGATTACATGAAGAGTTGCGAGTATGTCTAGGTGTGTTCATACTGCACAAGTTGCCCAGCCAGTCGAGCAGGCAGGTTAGTGATGTCACCAACGTCAATCTTGTAGTCAGATTTGTGTAATGAGTTTCCACTCATCACACTGACGTAAAAAGAGGCATTCAAAACACACTCCTATTACTTTTACCAACTCGTTCACATATACTCCCACTAAACATGCAACTTACGGGGCATGTTCTGACATAATGTGAGGAGAGTGAAAAACAGGATCGACAGAGACATGGCCTATGGCGCTGCCGCTATTAAGCTGGAGCCTTACATGcgccacacacatacataggtGCACATAGAGACACACTGGCAGAATCCACTGGGAATCCGCTGAATCCATGTTCTACAGGGCTATAATTAGGTTAGTTTTTGGAGAGGGGGTTAAACAAACAGGGGCTGTGAGGTCATAGGCAGATGGAAGTGGGATATGCCTGCACTTGCTGAGTGGGCACAGCTCCACATGACAGGAGAGAGAGGCCCTCCGGGCGCTCAGCAGGGGGAGAGCGATggggggatggggggggggggggggcagtagGGAGCCCAACTCGGATGGCCTCACTGCCAGAATATTCAAAAGCAATCAATAGCCGTGCACAGTCCGCACAGGCACGCACTTTCGCCAAACACAGATTTTCAGCTTAAATCATCAGTCATCATCAGCAGGCATAACATTTCTCTGCCAAATTCccactgaacagaaactgtaTGAAATTTTGACCTCACTGGCAGGTTTGGTTGAATGCTAACCCCTCACCTTGGAGCTGCACAGGTGAACAGTGATATTAGTTTTCTCAAACCTTCACTCTGTCCAGCCTACAGTAAATACACCTGACCcagaggagcaggaagagaaaagctgcttaattacaaaaaaatgagTTGGAGAGTGTGATTAGGTGACGGGTGGCTGCTGGCACGCTAGTGTGACTTAAGACCCTGTCAGTGAATGCAGGGAGGTCTGGATAATCTTTCCCTCCACAAAGGTGCGTGGGGCTAATCCAGACCGCTGCCCTGAGCTGTGGATCAAGTCCTACAGAGAGTGTGGGAAGGCCAGCAGGACCGCCACTGCTCCGACCCTCTTGGTGGCCAGAGCCTTTCTTATCCCAAGGTACACTGCACCAGCAGGCCAGTTCATTCGTCCATACACCTTTGCATTAGCATTGGCCACAGTGAGCGCATTGAGAAGCCAGTTAAGTTTAGAATTTCAATACAATATCACCGTAatttgctgaaaaataaaatccatcctATAAATTATTAGTTTGCATCATCTGTAATTTTTAACAGAACATCGCCACAGGGCCCAGCAATTAGACAATGATCCCAATGTACATGAACAGTACAAAGTTTCCCAGATAATATACCCACGGCTAAATGAGAAAATTCTCGTCAATAGACAAAATACTTATTAGAATTTAATTATTCAAAATGATGTATTACATTATTCTGTATTTCAAACCATAAGTCACAAATATACTTTGTCATATGAGCAATGTTATACAAAGTAAAATAAGAACTTTTCAAAACACTTTCaaactgtatattttgtgttttatggggCATGTTTATAAATTGAATATCATTCCTGAAAAACAGTGGTGTGATGATTTAACTCTTTGTGCTAGTCTTATCCATGTGGATTTTTCAAtggattttaaaaagtagaaaCTAAGAAAGTCAATTCTCgtgggaaaaaagaaaagaaagtgacagTTCGTAGAACAGTCTGCCTTCaacaagtaaaataaatgaGTGAGTGAACTGGGTCAATGCGACAAAAGTGAAGTACTACAACTTGATGGGGCAAAGACAACAAACCATTTAAAGTcgctgaaaagagaaaagtggaaaCTGTTTTAGTTGTCTATTCCAAAACCAATGTTTACCAAAAAAGATTTGCCCCAGGAATTAGGTAAAAATgaagtttctttttattataaAGTGGATGTTTAAAATGTCCAATAAAGAAAATTACAACTTTAAGGTTTGTAGAAGACCAACTTATTCAAAATATCAGCctaatgcaaaaaaaatctgatgttttcTCAAAGTGAAAATGTCTCCGAATTTACTAACAAAATAATTGTAGGTGTACAACCTACATGTCAAAATTTTAAATTCCAATTCTTTGGCCTTCACAAATCTATCATTGAGAAAACACACCgtcattcagtgtgtgtgaaactCTTTACACAAACAACTAAAATAATCCTTTTTATTACAATTTCATGTTTCCTGGGGAGACAAACACTCCAGggattttaaaaacaatcacaaGTGGCATTTCCAAACAAAAGGGAGTCAcagatcagtttgttttgtacaaATTTATTCAGCATTTAAGAATAGAGGATGGTCTTAAAATATGTAGAAACGCCAGTTTAAATAAACCTCTTCGCTCAGGAGAATGAGTAAACATGACACTGCCAAAAAAACCATCACAGAACagaacattttacaaaaacaatttgTCCACATGAGAACACATCGGGTTCacaagctaaaaagaaaaaaaaaacaaaatgttactaTAAATTAAAGTTTGCGACCCGCACAGTCTTAACATTTCGCCTAGACCATGAtggggagaaaacaaaaagactacAAAATTTGGACACAGTCGAGACAACTGACATTCTACAAATTAAGTGTAAACATTTATGAAGCAACTTTCCATCCAACTTTTCTGAAATACACCAGCCTCTGCATGAGGCCACATGCCTTTTCATAGAGTGAAAATATggcattatttaaaatatagaaGTCCAATTCTTCTAGGTAAGTTGATTGCTTATACTCGTGATAAAAAGCCTCTTTGCAACGCAATTTAACTCTGATGGGCTCAACCTTCAGCTTCGATCCATTTCAGACGCTTCTAAAATGGACAACTCGAGACAATCTGACAGAACTGTTTTTGAGTCCAACTGTTGAACGCTGTTTGTTCAGCAACCAAAAAGTTCAAGTATCcgaagtacttttttttttttgtttttttttttaaagtttgaagtCTTTTTCCTCCGTTGCTCTCAGATGTGGGTGAGAGGTAGCGTCCCATTGACGCCAGTCCCTGCGGTCTGATAGTGCGGATGGACGCTGTGTAACCGGCTGCTCTGCAGGGAGGAATGCTCCGCGCTGTCCCCGCCGGGAGGCAGGTACATGCTTATCATATCCCTCAGGTCCCCCAAACACGCCCGCTGAGAGTGGGACGTGATGGCCGGCGGCGGTGAGCTCGGCTCGGTCTTGCACACGGACGCCATGGAGCTCAGTCCCATGGCGTTGGTGTTCTGCTGCGTGTAGGCTGGAGACATGCTGTACGTGGAAGCCGCGTTCATGTAGGTCTGCGCCGAGGACATCATCGGGTACTGGAGCCCTGCCATCTCGTACCGGTGCATCTGCTGAATCTGAGGGCTGTTCATGCTGTGATGCTGAGGGTAGGCCAGCTGGTCCTGCATGAGGGAGTACGCACTGTTTGTCCACCCGTTCATGTGCGCGTAACCGTCCATCCGCTGCCCCACCGACACCGAGTTGTTGACGGCATTGGCTCCTGGCGCCAACAGTCCCCCGGGCAAAGAATACTTGTCTTTCTTGAGCAAGGTCTTGGTCTTCCTGCGGGGACGGTATTTATAATCCGGATGCTCCTTCATGTGCATAGCGCGTAGACGCTTGGCCTCGTCGATGAATGGCCTCTTTTCAGCGTCGGTGAGAAGTTTCCAGTCAGCACCAAGCCGCTTGCTGATTTCAGAGTTGTGCATTTTGGGATTTTCTTGTGCCATCTTCCTCCGCTGTCCCCGAGACCAGACCATGAAGGCGTTCATCGGCCGTTTCACCCGCTCCTGGTCGCTGGCACTGTTGTTCTTTGCGCCCGGCGCCGAGCCCGAGTTGGACTGCGGGAGCGGGGTCTTGATCTCGGTTTCCATCATGTTATACATTCAGGCGACTTTTAGTGTTCACTCACAGGCACATAAAAAGTTCACAGAAAGACCAAAAGTCAAAGAGGTAGCCTAAAGGTACTGACCAGTGTCATAAAgaagaagatggaaaaaaaaaagttctgcccaaAGAGGCAAATGTGTCTGCAGGTGCTTCTGGTTTCTCTCCGCTCAAGGCTGCTCTTTCCCCCACGGCTCAGAAACAGAAGTCTGTAAACTTGTTCGCCAAGCTCATCTGTTAATAGGCCGGACCATGTGATGTGGATTGACAGCATGACAATCAGGGAGCAGCCAGCCAATCAGCGCGCAGCTCCCATACCCACCATGTAACCAACCGGAGCACGCAGCGCTGCGTTTTGTTTGGTGGAGGAGGGAGATGTAAAGTTTTAAAACAAGCAGCGCAGATCAACAACCATAACGCTAATTATTGGACTCACAGCCTTTACAGTGTGATTCATGACAAtgagctgcagacagaaaagccCCCTGTACCTTCATGTTACTGAAGCGATTTTACCTCAAAAatcagttttgaaaaaaa harbors:
- the sox3 gene encoding transcription factor Sox-3, whose product is MYNMMETEIKTPLPQSNSGSAPGAKNNSASDQERVKRPMNAFMVWSRGQRRKMAQENPKMHNSEISKRLGADWKLLTDAEKRPFIDEAKRLRAMHMKEHPDYKYRPRRKTKTLLKKDKYSLPGGLLAPGANAVNNSVSVGQRMDGYAHMNGWTNSAYSLMQDQLAYPQHHSMNSPQIQQMHRYEMAGLQYPMMSSAQTYMNAASTYSMSPAYTQQNTNAMGLSSMASVCKTEPSSPPPAITSHSQRACLGDLRDMISMYLPPGGDSAEHSSLQSSRLHSVHPHYQTAGTGVNGTLPLTHI